One part of the Apus apus isolate bApuApu2 chromosome 11, bApuApu2.pri.cur, whole genome shotgun sequence genome encodes these proteins:
- the SPIRE2 gene encoding protein spire homolog 2 isoform X3, which yields MVQSLGFAIYRALDWGLDENEERELSPRLEQLIDLMTNSDSEDSGCGTADEGYGGQEEEEEGGEGPLRAVRTFGQAMRCCAARLADPAEAQAHYQAVCRALFAETVELKAFLAKIRDAKEMLQKLKEDEEAEERPAAELGNLRNTDWARLWVQLMRELRHGVKLKKVQEKQFDPLPTEYQLTPFEMLMQDIRARNYKLRKVMVDGDIPPRVKKDAHELILDFIRSRPPLKQASERRLRPLPQKQRTLHEKILEEIRQERKLRPVETQYRGQKGYSSLPCIPHACAHRLTSSSCLELSRCPASAAPARPRPRVLLKAPTLAEMEEMNISEEEDSPGTEVPLKRDRSFSEQDLAQLQSQLEGAQAAPREPEPLQPEPRPRSGTHGGPQPPGVPSPPVAGVAPGSVAVPRVPRPLPAGSVPASCHPVRDSSAPPRAALGAVEERPEEGSGAAPSTSSKHLWLEFSHPVESLALTVEEMMNVRRVLVKAEMEKFLQSKELYSSLRRGKVCCCCRAKFPLFSWPTACLLCKRSVCSSCSLKMKMPSKKLGHIPVYALGFESLPGSLLAKALPLRRRETFHSLSGTCWRRVEEEFPHIYAQGSVLRDVCSDCAGFVTDVVCSSRRSVAALNTAPRRAKARSLYGDSWHN from the exons ATGGTGCAGTCGTTGGGCTTTGCCATCTACCGGGCGCTGGACTGGGGGCTGGATGAGAACGAGGAGCGGGAGCTGAGCCCACGCCTGGAGCAGCTCATCGACCTGATGACCAACAGTGACTCAGAGGACAGTGGCTGCGGCACAGCCGATGAGGGCTAcggggggcaggaggaggaggaggaggggggcgAGGGGCCGCTGCGCGCCGTCCGCACCTTCGGGCAGGCCATGCGCTGCTGTGCCGCCCGCCTGGCCGACCCGGCCGAGGCCCAGGCACATTACCAGGCCGTCTGCCGGGCGCTCTTTGCCGAGACCGTGGAGCTCAAAGCCTTCCTCGCCAAGATCCGGGATGCCAAGGAG atgctgcagaagctgaaggaggatgaggaggcagaggaacggccagcagcagagctgggcaacCTGCGCAACACTGACTGG GCCCGGCTGTGGGTGCAGCTGATGCGGGAGCTGCGGCATGGCGTGAAGCTGAAGAAGGTGCAGGAGAAGCAGTTTGACCCCCTGCCCACCGAGTACCAGCTCACCCCCTTCGAGATGCTGATGCAGGACATCCGTGCCCGCAACTACAAACTGCGCAAGGTCATG GTGGACGGGGACATCCCACCTCGGGTGAAGAAGGATGCCCATGAGCTCATCCTCGACTTCATCCGGTCCCGGCCCCCCCTAAAGCAG GCATCAGAGCGGCGGCTGCGGCCCCTGCCCCAGAAACAGAGGACGCTCCACGAAAAGATCCTGGAGGAGAtcaggcaggagaggaagctTCGGCCCGTGGAAACACAGTACCGTGGCCAGAAAG GCtacagctccctgccctgcatcCCCCACGCCTGCGCCCACCGCCtgacctccagctcctgcctcgAGCTCTCCCGGTGCCCGGCCAGCGCCGCGCCGGCACGACCGCGGCCCCGTGTCCTGCTCAAGGCGCCCACCCTGGCCGAGATGGAGGAGATGAACATCTCTGAG GAGGAGGACTCTCCGGGCACGGAGGTGCCGCTGAAGCGGGACCGGTCCTTCTCGGAGCAGGACCTGGcgcagctgcagagccagctggagGGGGCTCAGGCTGCGCCCCGGGAGCCGGAGCCGCTGCAGCCcgagccccggccccgctcagGTACTCACGGGGGTCCGCAGCCCCCCGGCGTCCCCAGCCCCCCTGTGGCAGGGGTGGCACCGGGCAGCGTGGCCGTGCCACGGGTTCCCCGTCCCCTCCCCGCAGGCTCTGTCCCCGCCAGCTGCCACCCGGTGCGGGACAgctccgccccgccccgcgctgccctcGGCGCCGTGGAGGAGAGACCGGAGGAAGGATCCGGCGctgcccccagcaccagctccaagCACCTCTGGCTG GAGTTCAGCCATCCCGTGGAGAGCCTGGCCCTCACCGTGGAGGAGATGATGAATGTGCGGAGGGTGCTGGTCAAGGCGGAGATGGAGAAGTTCCTGCAGAGCAAGGAGCTGTACAGCAGCCTGCGGAGGGGCaag gtctgctgctgctgcagggccaagttccccctcttctcctggcccactgcctgcctcctctgcaaGCG GTctgtctgcagctcctgcagcctgaaG ATGAAGATGCCTTCCAAGAAGCTGGGTCACATCCCTGTCTATGCCCTGGGCTTCGAGAGCCTCCCAGGCTCACTGCTGGCCAAAGCCCTTCCACTGCGGCGGAGAGAGACCTTCCA ctcgCTCTCTGGCACGTGCTGGCGGCGGGTGGAAGAGGAGTTCCCCCACATCTACGCCCAGGGCTCGGTCCTGCGCGACGTCTGCAGCGACTGCGCCGGCTTCGTGACGGACGTGGTGTGTTCCAGCCGCCGCAGCGTGGCCGCCCTCAAcaccgccccgcgccgcgccaAGGCCCGCTCCCTCTATGGCGATTCCTGGCACAACTGA
- the SPIRE2 gene encoding protein spire homolog 2 isoform X2, translating to MARAGGAAPRELSLEEVLKCYEQPLNEEQAWALCFQGCRAAAAGPAPPAAPRRPADIRLRPDGSVLLPAPPGPPELPPLLTPSAEAQMVQSLGFAIYRALDWGLDENEERELSPRLEQLIDLMTNSDSEDSGCGTADEGYGGQEEEEEGGEGPLRAVRTFGQAMRCCAARLADPAEAQAHYQAVCRALFAETVELKAFLAKIRDAKEMLQKLKEDEEAEERPAAELGNLRNTDWARLWVQLMRELRHGVKLKKVQEKQFDPLPTEYQLTPFEMLMQDIRARNYKLRKVMVDGDIPPRVKKDAHELILDFIRSRPPLKQASERRLRPLPQKQRTLHEKILEEIRQERKLRPVETQYRGQKGYSSLPCIPHACAHRLTSSSCLELSRCPASAAPARPRPRVLLKAPTLAEMEEMNISEEEDSPGTEVPLKRDRSFSEQDLAQLQSQLEGAQAAPREPEPLQPEPRPRSGSVPASCHPVRDSSAPPRAALGAVEERPEEGSGAAPSTSSKHLWLEFSHPVESLALTVEEMMNVRRVLVKAEMEKFLQSKELYSSLRRGKVCCCCRAKFPLFSWPTACLLCKRSVCSSCSLKMKMPSKKLGHIPVYALGFESLPGSLLAKALPLRRRETFHSLSGTCWRRVEEEFPHIYAQGSVLRDVCSDCAGFVTDVVCSSRRSVAALNTAPRRAKARSLYGDSWHN from the exons ATGGCGCGcgcgggcggcgcggccccgcgggaGCTGTCCCTGGAGGAGGTGCTGAAGTGCTACGAGCAGCCGCTGAACGAGGAGCAGGCCTGGGCGCTCTGCTTCCAGGGCtgccgcgccgccgccgccgggcccgcgccccccgccgccccccgccgccccgccgaCATCCGCCTGCGGCCCGACGGCTCCGTCctgctgcccgccccgcccggaCCGCCCG AGCTGCCCCCGCTGCTGACGCCCTCCGCCGAAGCCCAG ATGGTGCAGTCGTTGGGCTTTGCCATCTACCGGGCGCTGGACTGGGGGCTGGATGAGAACGAGGAGCGGGAGCTGAGCCCACGCCTGGAGCAGCTCATCGACCTGATGACCAACAGTGACTCAGAGGACAGTGGCTGCGGCACAGCCGATGAGGGCTAcggggggcaggaggaggaggaggaggggggcgAGGGGCCGCTGCGCGCCGTCCGCACCTTCGGGCAGGCCATGCGCTGCTGTGCCGCCCGCCTGGCCGACCCGGCCGAGGCCCAGGCACATTACCAGGCCGTCTGCCGGGCGCTCTTTGCCGAGACCGTGGAGCTCAAAGCCTTCCTCGCCAAGATCCGGGATGCCAAGGAG atgctgcagaagctgaaggaggatgaggaggcagaggaacggccagcagcagagctgggcaacCTGCGCAACACTGACTGG GCCCGGCTGTGGGTGCAGCTGATGCGGGAGCTGCGGCATGGCGTGAAGCTGAAGAAGGTGCAGGAGAAGCAGTTTGACCCCCTGCCCACCGAGTACCAGCTCACCCCCTTCGAGATGCTGATGCAGGACATCCGTGCCCGCAACTACAAACTGCGCAAGGTCATG GTGGACGGGGACATCCCACCTCGGGTGAAGAAGGATGCCCATGAGCTCATCCTCGACTTCATCCGGTCCCGGCCCCCCCTAAAGCAG GCATCAGAGCGGCGGCTGCGGCCCCTGCCCCAGAAACAGAGGACGCTCCACGAAAAGATCCTGGAGGAGAtcaggcaggagaggaagctTCGGCCCGTGGAAACACAGTACCGTGGCCAGAAAG GCtacagctccctgccctgcatcCCCCACGCCTGCGCCCACCGCCtgacctccagctcctgcctcgAGCTCTCCCGGTGCCCGGCCAGCGCCGCGCCGGCACGACCGCGGCCCCGTGTCCTGCTCAAGGCGCCCACCCTGGCCGAGATGGAGGAGATGAACATCTCTGAG GAGGAGGACTCTCCGGGCACGGAGGTGCCGCTGAAGCGGGACCGGTCCTTCTCGGAGCAGGACCTGGcgcagctgcagagccagctggagGGGGCTCAGGCTGCGCCCCGGGAGCCGGAGCCGCTGCAGCCcgagccccggccccgctcag GCTCTGTCCCCGCCAGCTGCCACCCGGTGCGGGACAgctccgccccgccccgcgctgccctcGGCGCCGTGGAGGAGAGACCGGAGGAAGGATCCGGCGctgcccccagcaccagctccaagCACCTCTGGCTG GAGTTCAGCCATCCCGTGGAGAGCCTGGCCCTCACCGTGGAGGAGATGATGAATGTGCGGAGGGTGCTGGTCAAGGCGGAGATGGAGAAGTTCCTGCAGAGCAAGGAGCTGTACAGCAGCCTGCGGAGGGGCaag gtctgctgctgctgcagggccaagttccccctcttctcctggcccactgcctgcctcctctgcaaGCG GTctgtctgcagctcctgcagcctgaaG ATGAAGATGCCTTCCAAGAAGCTGGGTCACATCCCTGTCTATGCCCTGGGCTTCGAGAGCCTCCCAGGCTCACTGCTGGCCAAAGCCCTTCCACTGCGGCGGAGAGAGACCTTCCA ctcgCTCTCTGGCACGTGCTGGCGGCGGGTGGAAGAGGAGTTCCCCCACATCTACGCCCAGGGCTCGGTCCTGCGCGACGTCTGCAGCGACTGCGCCGGCTTCGTGACGGACGTGGTGTGTTCCAGCCGCCGCAGCGTGGCCGCCCTCAAcaccgccccgcgccgcgccaAGGCCCGCTCCCTCTATGGCGATTCCTGGCACAACTGA
- the SPIRE2 gene encoding protein spire homolog 2 isoform X1, whose product MARAGGAAPRELSLEEVLKCYEQPLNEEQAWALCFQGCRAAAAGPAPPAAPRRPADIRLRPDGSVLLPAPPGPPELPPLLTPSAEAQMVQSLGFAIYRALDWGLDENEERELSPRLEQLIDLMTNSDSEDSGCGTADEGYGGQEEEEEGGEGPLRAVRTFGQAMRCCAARLADPAEAQAHYQAVCRALFAETVELKAFLAKIRDAKEMLQKLKEDEEAEERPAAELGNLRNTDWARLWVQLMRELRHGVKLKKVQEKQFDPLPTEYQLTPFEMLMQDIRARNYKLRKVMVDGDIPPRVKKDAHELILDFIRSRPPLKQASERRLRPLPQKQRTLHEKILEEIRQERKLRPVETQYRGQKGYSSLPCIPHACAHRLTSSSCLELSRCPASAAPARPRPRVLLKAPTLAEMEEMNISEEEDSPGTEVPLKRDRSFSEQDLAQLQSQLEGAQAAPREPEPLQPEPRPRSGTHGGPQPPGVPSPPVAGVAPGSVAVPRVPRPLPAGSVPASCHPVRDSSAPPRAALGAVEERPEEGSGAAPSTSSKHLWLEFSHPVESLALTVEEMMNVRRVLVKAEMEKFLQSKELYSSLRRGKVCCCCRAKFPLFSWPTACLLCKRSVCSSCSLKMKMPSKKLGHIPVYALGFESLPGSLLAKALPLRRRETFHSLSGTCWRRVEEEFPHIYAQGSVLRDVCSDCAGFVTDVVCSSRRSVAALNTAPRRAKARSLYGDSWHN is encoded by the exons ATGGCGCGcgcgggcggcgcggccccgcgggaGCTGTCCCTGGAGGAGGTGCTGAAGTGCTACGAGCAGCCGCTGAACGAGGAGCAGGCCTGGGCGCTCTGCTTCCAGGGCtgccgcgccgccgccgccgggcccgcgccccccgccgccccccgccgccccgccgaCATCCGCCTGCGGCCCGACGGCTCCGTCctgctgcccgccccgcccggaCCGCCCG AGCTGCCCCCGCTGCTGACGCCCTCCGCCGAAGCCCAG ATGGTGCAGTCGTTGGGCTTTGCCATCTACCGGGCGCTGGACTGGGGGCTGGATGAGAACGAGGAGCGGGAGCTGAGCCCACGCCTGGAGCAGCTCATCGACCTGATGACCAACAGTGACTCAGAGGACAGTGGCTGCGGCACAGCCGATGAGGGCTAcggggggcaggaggaggaggaggaggggggcgAGGGGCCGCTGCGCGCCGTCCGCACCTTCGGGCAGGCCATGCGCTGCTGTGCCGCCCGCCTGGCCGACCCGGCCGAGGCCCAGGCACATTACCAGGCCGTCTGCCGGGCGCTCTTTGCCGAGACCGTGGAGCTCAAAGCCTTCCTCGCCAAGATCCGGGATGCCAAGGAG atgctgcagaagctgaaggaggatgaggaggcagaggaacggccagcagcagagctgggcaacCTGCGCAACACTGACTGG GCCCGGCTGTGGGTGCAGCTGATGCGGGAGCTGCGGCATGGCGTGAAGCTGAAGAAGGTGCAGGAGAAGCAGTTTGACCCCCTGCCCACCGAGTACCAGCTCACCCCCTTCGAGATGCTGATGCAGGACATCCGTGCCCGCAACTACAAACTGCGCAAGGTCATG GTGGACGGGGACATCCCACCTCGGGTGAAGAAGGATGCCCATGAGCTCATCCTCGACTTCATCCGGTCCCGGCCCCCCCTAAAGCAG GCATCAGAGCGGCGGCTGCGGCCCCTGCCCCAGAAACAGAGGACGCTCCACGAAAAGATCCTGGAGGAGAtcaggcaggagaggaagctTCGGCCCGTGGAAACACAGTACCGTGGCCAGAAAG GCtacagctccctgccctgcatcCCCCACGCCTGCGCCCACCGCCtgacctccagctcctgcctcgAGCTCTCCCGGTGCCCGGCCAGCGCCGCGCCGGCACGACCGCGGCCCCGTGTCCTGCTCAAGGCGCCCACCCTGGCCGAGATGGAGGAGATGAACATCTCTGAG GAGGAGGACTCTCCGGGCACGGAGGTGCCGCTGAAGCGGGACCGGTCCTTCTCGGAGCAGGACCTGGcgcagctgcagagccagctggagGGGGCTCAGGCTGCGCCCCGGGAGCCGGAGCCGCTGCAGCCcgagccccggccccgctcagGTACTCACGGGGGTCCGCAGCCCCCCGGCGTCCCCAGCCCCCCTGTGGCAGGGGTGGCACCGGGCAGCGTGGCCGTGCCACGGGTTCCCCGTCCCCTCCCCGCAGGCTCTGTCCCCGCCAGCTGCCACCCGGTGCGGGACAgctccgccccgccccgcgctgccctcGGCGCCGTGGAGGAGAGACCGGAGGAAGGATCCGGCGctgcccccagcaccagctccaagCACCTCTGGCTG GAGTTCAGCCATCCCGTGGAGAGCCTGGCCCTCACCGTGGAGGAGATGATGAATGTGCGGAGGGTGCTGGTCAAGGCGGAGATGGAGAAGTTCCTGCAGAGCAAGGAGCTGTACAGCAGCCTGCGGAGGGGCaag gtctgctgctgctgcagggccaagttccccctcttctcctggcccactgcctgcctcctctgcaaGCG GTctgtctgcagctcctgcagcctgaaG ATGAAGATGCCTTCCAAGAAGCTGGGTCACATCCCTGTCTATGCCCTGGGCTTCGAGAGCCTCCCAGGCTCACTGCTGGCCAAAGCCCTTCCACTGCGGCGGAGAGAGACCTTCCA ctcgCTCTCTGGCACGTGCTGGCGGCGGGTGGAAGAGGAGTTCCCCCACATCTACGCCCAGGGCTCGGTCCTGCGCGACGTCTGCAGCGACTGCGCCGGCTTCGTGACGGACGTGGTGTGTTCCAGCCGCCGCAGCGTGGCCGCCCTCAAcaccgccccgcgccgcgccaAGGCCCGCTCCCTCTATGGCGATTCCTGGCACAACTGA